From one Peptoniphilaceae bacterium AMB_02 genomic stretch:
- a CDS encoding GHKL domain-containing protein: protein MIILTLFVIALSIIFETIVYFGMDSLFGSPYEYYFLPGFFSNVLFLLAIITLKRIKFIGNFTKTLKVSTTTLLFIFITLIYAISSVHFLLSKGLNLSILFNILIVILSYIVIFNYIHVKTIKDNYQHENDLLELSIKNKKEYYELIESQNTEVRKIKHDLKNRLISVLQSDETKREELIGEIIGELDITSLIPHTKNISMNLLLNQKLKRIEVYPKQLEVFCDIPEEVPMKDDDLTVILGNLLDNTVESLIKQDVEERYLQIDIRKERYFLKIRIENSYEGLNDLKTSKDDKTNHGFGIKSVLSIVESYSGYLDIQQEDRFSITISLPIFLAA from the coding sequence ATGATAATATTAACGCTATTTGTAATAGCACTATCGATTATTTTTGAAACGATAGTTTATTTTGGAATGGATTCTTTATTCGGATCCCCATACGAGTATTACTTCTTGCCGGGATTTTTTAGCAATGTTTTATTTCTGTTAGCTATTATTACACTAAAAAGAATTAAGTTTATTGGTAATTTCACTAAAACTTTAAAAGTATCAACAACTACGCTCTTATTTATTTTTATAACACTGATATATGCAATTTCGAGTGTCCACTTTTTATTATCAAAAGGTTTAAACCTATCAATATTATTCAATATATTAATCGTGATACTCAGTTATATAGTAATATTCAATTATATACATGTAAAAACGATTAAGGATAATTATCAGCACGAAAATGACTTATTGGAACTTAGCATTAAGAATAAAAAAGAGTATTACGAACTGATTGAATCACAAAATACTGAGGTAAGAAAGATAAAGCATGACTTAAAAAACAGACTTATATCTGTTCTGCAAAGTGATGAAACAAAGAGAGAAGAATTGATCGGTGAAATCATAGGAGAACTCGATATTACAAGTTTAATACCACATACAAAAAATATATCTATGAATTTATTACTGAATCAAAAATTAAAAAGAATCGAAGTCTATCCAAAACAGCTGGAAGTATTTTGCGATATTCCTGAAGAAGTACCAATGAAAGATGATGATTTAACAGTGATTTTAGGGAATCTACTAGACAATACAGTAGAATCTCTAATAAAGCAAGATGTTGAAGAGAGGTACCTGCAAATAGATATCAGAAAAGAAAGATACTTTCTAAAGATAAGAATAGAGAATTCATACGAAGGACTTAATGACTTAAAGACAAGTAAAGACGACAAAACCAATCATGGATTTGGAATTAAGAGTGTTCTAAGTATAGTCGAGTCATACAGTGGTTATTTGGATATACAGCAAGAAGATAGATTTAGTATTACAATTTCATTGCCGATATTTTTAGCAGCATAA
- a CDS encoding transposase: protein MFARGFSADSLGWRNFFSSLKDRGLSNVDIVVSDSHKGLKSAILKEFQGSSWQRCQTHFSRNILDVCPTRLQPEIKNRLRELYDAPTTEVARTVLNDILDEYSNTAPKAMELLDAGFDDITQVLNIPIKYRKRLRTSNIIERLNQEIRRRERVIRIFPNDESMNRLIGAILIDLDEKWSSGIIWLDMHEYHESKQDQAELQQVEPTKVVA, encoded by the coding sequence ATTTTCGCTAGGGGTTTTTCAGCAGACTCACTAGGATGGAGAAACTTCTTTTCATCATTAAAGGATAGAGGATTATCAAATGTTGATATAGTTGTTAGTGATTCACATAAAGGCTTAAAATCTGCAATCCTTAAAGAGTTTCAAGGCAGCTCATGGCAGAGGTGTCAAACACATTTTAGTAGAAACATACTTGATGTATGTCCTACTAGACTACAGCCTGAGATAAAAAATCGATTAAGAGAGCTTTATGATGCGCCAACTACAGAAGTTGCCAGAACAGTATTAAATGATATCCTTGATGAATACTCAAATACTGCACCAAAGGCTATGGAATTACTAGATGCTGGTTTTGACGACATAACCCAAGTATTAAATATTCCAATAAAGTATCGAAAAAGATTAAGGACATCAAATATCATTGAACGTCTAAATCAAGAGATTCGTCGTAGAGAACGAGTAATACGAATATTCCCAAACGATGAATCCATGAACCGTTTAATTGGAGCAATATTAATTGATTTAGATGAGAAATGGAGTAGCGGGATAATATGGTTGGATATGCATGAATACCATGAATCCAAGCAAGATCAAGCCGAGCTTCAACAAGTTGAACCTACAAAGGTAGTTGCATAA
- a CDS encoding ATP-binding cassette domain-containing protein gives MKILEVIGVSKSYGNHKVLKDINIELSTPGIFGLVGPNGSGKSTLMNIIANLIKLDGGLVEIFGILNTNSEIYGKFSYMIDNTVLYPYLTGMDHLKFISDMNGLKKTSIREYSELLNISSFLNKKVSEYSLGMK, from the coding sequence ATGAAGATTTTAGAAGTAATAGGAGTTAGTAAAAGTTATGGGAATCACAAGGTTTTAAAAGATATTAACATAGAATTATCTACCCCGGGTATATTTGGGCTTGTTGGACCAAATGGATCCGGGAAATCTACACTAATGAATATAATAGCTAATCTAATAAAACTAGATGGTGGATTAGTGGAAATTTTTGGAATATTAAATACTAATTCTGAGATTTACGGTAAGTTTTCCTATATGATAGACAATACTGTACTTTATCCATATTTAACAGGCATGGATCATTTAAAATTTATTAGTGACATGAATGGACTTAAAAAGACATCAATAAGAGAATACTCAGAATTATTAAATATATCAAGCTTTCTAAACAAAAAAGTATCGGAATACTCTTTGGGTATGAAATAG
- a CDS encoding helix-turn-helix transcriptional regulator yields MLGDNIKKYRLEARISQADLADRLYVTRQAVSNWERGISEPDVDMLLRLSKELYISIEDLIGDEEIQKEDFSRKTTRMLLAFQVLLTLLTIILRFSTGYIQNIGILIMLSFYPFMSVTLYLIFGYMYKSGDFSLLSGYDSRMHYDFNQLKRALSAQETWINFINALHMSLLLLIIISGTDENRAYIVLMLTYLISTIAGILKIEDAYRNKVYTKEIDCLKAKHKMKLSYLSLAAVFLPILILIAVELIELETVGADNIGILGLILLTSLPLPMIFIENDRIHSLVEAREEYRLGKFSAVILLACLVGNVIFAWHLFGF; encoded by the coding sequence ATGCTTGGAGATAATATAAAGAAATATAGACTAGAGGCAAGAATATCTCAAGCTGACCTTGCAGACAGGCTTTATGTAACCAGGCAGGCTGTTTCAAACTGGGAGCGAGGGATAAGTGAACCGGATGTCGATATGCTGCTCAGGCTCAGCAAGGAGCTTTATATTTCTATCGAGGACTTGATAGGGGACGAAGAAATACAAAAAGAGGATTTTAGTCGAAAGACCACTCGAATGCTCTTAGCGTTTCAGGTGCTTTTGACTTTATTAACCATAATTTTGCGATTTTCAACCGGCTATATACAAAATATAGGAATTTTAATTATGCTTTCCTTTTATCCATTTATGTCAGTGACCTTGTACTTGATATTTGGATATATGTATAAATCGGGTGATTTTAGTTTATTGTCTGGATACGATTCACGCATGCACTATGATTTTAATCAACTTAAACGAGCTTTATCTGCACAGGAGACTTGGATTAATTTTATTAATGCACTGCATATGAGTTTGCTTTTATTAATTATAATAAGTGGGACGGATGAGAATAGAGCTTACATAGTATTGATGTTAACCTATTTAATATCTACGATTGCCGGAATACTAAAAATTGAAGATGCTTACAGGAATAAGGTTTATACCAAAGAAATAGATTGTTTAAAAGCAAAACATAAGATGAAGCTCAGCTATTTATCATTAGCAGCGGTTTTTCTTCCAATACTGATACTGATTGCTGTAGAGTTGATTGAGCTTGAGACTGTTGGAGCCGATAATATAGGCATACTGGGTCTCATATTACTAACTAGTTTACCGCTGCCTATGATATTTATTGAAAATGATAGAATTCATAGTTTGGTAGAGGCTAGAGAAGAATACAGATTGGGGAAATTCTCCGCTGTAATCCTGTTGGCTTGTTTAGTAGGAAATGTGATTTTTGCATGGCACTTATTTGGTTTTTAG
- a CDS encoding IS1182 family transposase, with translation MLKDQENKQLTIDTIELDNLIEALGCPTSKIDYINDFDFSEIVEEITNRYCLDNGRPAYPVEVMLKTIILQYFENFTDREVVWHLQSNLVYKRFVGLGLYDNVPTYSTIAKFRIERLNEDILNNLLTCLNIQLIKKKEIKGKIISIDATHSASKAKKLTPGEYLNQLLKQLNEILKFNTAEEISIDIPKIPRGTSIKEEVKTVISKVKETLEMLESLENEDEEKIIPGLKISEEMEDYQSLKKELQEKIEDERFLKGLEEHSLSDPDARVGHKSKNKVFYGYKDELIADIESRYILATNTYPGNYCDGVEFKELLDKVLKLGIKPEKLLGDKAYFKGEILKTADEKEIQPYIPINLGSYKEKEGFEYCKDADQFTCKHGNETVSVCKIKEKDSEITRRVVYTFNSKMCKICPDRKECVTEKKYVAKRIECTINYGVYNKCAAVMQKEGAKEIAKQRSVHESINHELKNVFEGKTQQSYGLISARKNGLLRALMVNFNRYALNKMKQE, from the coding sequence ATGTTAAAAGACCAAGAAAATAAGCAACTAACTATAGATACTATTGAATTAGACAATCTTATAGAAGCACTAGGATGTCCAACATCTAAAATTGACTATATAAATGACTTTGATTTCTCAGAAATAGTTGAAGAAATAACTAATAGATACTGCTTAGACAATGGTCGACCTGCTTATCCTGTAGAAGTGATGTTAAAAACTATCATACTTCAGTACTTTGAAAACTTTACAGATAGAGAAGTAGTGTGGCACCTTCAATCTAATCTAGTATACAAAAGATTTGTAGGACTTGGGCTTTATGATAATGTACCTACCTATTCTACGATAGCAAAATTTAGGATTGAAAGACTAAATGAAGACATCTTAAATAATCTCTTAACATGTTTAAACATTCAATTAATCAAAAAGAAGGAGATTAAAGGTAAAATAATAAGTATAGATGCTACACACAGTGCATCAAAAGCCAAGAAATTAACACCTGGAGAATATCTTAATCAGCTTTTAAAACAGCTAAATGAAATACTTAAATTTAATACAGCAGAAGAAATAAGTATTGATATACCCAAAATACCAAGAGGTACATCAATAAAAGAAGAAGTAAAAACAGTTATCAGTAAAGTAAAAGAAACATTAGAAATGCTTGAATCCCTAGAAAATGAAGATGAAGAAAAGATAATCCCCGGTTTAAAAATAAGCGAAGAAATGGAAGACTATCAATCACTAAAAAAAGAACTACAAGAAAAAATAGAAGATGAAAGATTTTTAAAAGGATTAGAAGAACACTCATTATCAGATCCAGATGCAAGAGTAGGTCATAAAAGTAAGAACAAAGTATTTTATGGATACAAAGATGAACTAATAGCAGACATAGAGAGTAGATATATCCTAGCCACAAACACTTATCCAGGAAACTACTGTGATGGGGTGGAATTTAAAGAACTACTTGATAAAGTATTGAAACTGGGAATAAAACCAGAAAAACTATTAGGAGATAAAGCATACTTCAAAGGCGAAATACTTAAAACAGCAGATGAAAAAGAAATACAACCCTATATCCCAATAAACCTAGGGAGTTACAAAGAGAAAGAGGGTTTTGAATATTGCAAAGATGCTGACCAATTTACCTGTAAACATGGAAACGAAACAGTTTCAGTATGCAAAATAAAAGAAAAAGACTCTGAGATAACAAGACGAGTAGTATATACCTTTAATTCTAAAATGTGTAAAATATGTCCTGATCGAAAAGAATGCGTTACCGAGAAAAAATATGTTGCAAAAAGAATAGAATGCACAATAAATTACGGAGTATATAATAAGTGTGCAGCGGTAATGCAAAAAGAAGGTGCAAAAGAAATAGCTAAACAGAGATCGGTTCATGAAAGCATAAACCATGAATTAAAGAACGTATTTGAAGGCAAAACTCAGCAGAGTTATGGCTTGATTAGTGCGCGTAAAAATGGATTACTAAGAGCCTTGATGGTCAACTTTAACCGATATGCATTAAATAAGATGAAACAGGAGTGA
- a CDS encoding lipoate--protein ligase, protein MMRYILSPSTNCYWNLALEQYVFDNLDTDYGYFMLWQNDNTIVVGKHQNTAAEINAEYVKENDIKVVRRLSGGGAVYHDLGNLNYTFIDDNPDDTFDFARFCNPVVKALASLGANAEITGRNDMTLDGKKFSGNAMYKKKGRVMHHGTLMFDSNLDILTNALKVSKDKIESKGIKSIRSRVTNIKPHINDDLTVQDFIVALRDFMFSENEMEVYELTDEDIKNVDKLYEEVYSKWEWNYGASPKYSVMKERRIEGFGKLEVYMDVKSGKIEDISFYGDYFGNGDSSVLAEIMKGKNLEETELRTALKDVDIRHYFNNLSLDQFMSIIME, encoded by the coding sequence ATGATGCGATATATTTTAAGTCCAAGTACCAATTGTTACTGGAACTTGGCTCTTGAGCAATATGTTTTTGATAATCTGGATACAGATTATGGATACTTTATGCTTTGGCAAAACGATAATACCATAGTTGTCGGTAAACACCAAAACACTGCAGCAGAAATCAATGCTGAATATGTAAAAGAAAATGACATAAAGGTAGTTAGAAGACTTTCAGGCGGTGGAGCAGTCTATCACGATTTAGGTAATCTAAACTACACCTTTATAGATGATAATCCTGACGACACCTTTGACTTTGCAAGATTTTGTAATCCCGTAGTTAAAGCTCTGGCAAGCCTTGGGGCAAATGCTGAGATTACTGGCAGAAACGATATGACTCTCGACGGTAAGAAGTTTTCAGGAAACGCCATGTACAAGAAAAAAGGTAGAGTTATGCACCATGGAACCTTGATGTTTGATTCAAATCTTGACATTCTTACAAACGCACTTAAGGTTTCAAAGGACAAGATTGAGTCTAAAGGCATTAAATCAATCAGGAGTAGAGTTACAAATATCAAACCTCATATAAACGATGATTTAACCGTTCAAGATTTCATAGTGGCACTTAGGGACTTTATGTTCAGTGAAAATGAGATGGAAGTCTACGAATTGACGGATGAAGATATAAAAAATGTAGATAAACTTTATGAAGAAGTCTATAGTAAGTGGGAGTGGAATTACGGAGCTTCTCCTAAATACAGCGTAATGAAAGAGAGAAGGATTGAAGGTTTTGGAAAGCTCGAAGTATACATGGATGTAAAATCCGGTAAGATTGAAGATATCTCATTCTATGGTGACTACTTCGGCAACGGAGATTCCTCTGTACTTGCAGAAATAATGAAAGGCAAAAACCTTGAAGAAACTGAACTTAGAACTGCATTAAAAGATGTCGATATCAGACATTACTTTAATAATTTGTCCTTGGATCAGTTTATGTCGATAATTATGGAATAA
- the pdxS gene encoding pyridoxal 5'-phosphate synthase lyase subunit PdxS — translation MDIFEKLSGGVIMDVTNVEQAKIAEKAGACAVMALERVPADIRAAGGVSRMSDPYMIEEILNAVSIPVMAKVRIGHFVEAQILESLGVHFIDESEVLSPADESYHIDKNKFETPFVCGARNLGEALRRISEGAKMIRTKGEPGTGDIIQAVKHMRQIMTEIATVKSLNEDQLYHAAKEYGVSVELLKYVHDHGKLPVLNFSAGGVATPADAALMMQLGAQGVFVGSGIFKSKDPERRAKAVVQAVVNYNNPKALLEVSKNIGEAMVGINEDEIKLIMSERGI, via the coding sequence ATGGACATATTTGAAAAATTAAGCGGTGGAGTAATAATGGATGTAACTAATGTAGAGCAGGCTAAGATTGCAGAGAAAGCTGGAGCATGTGCAGTTATGGCTTTGGAAAGAGTTCCTGCAGACATTAGAGCAGCCGGAGGAGTCTCCAGAATGAGCGATCCATATATGATTGAAGAGATATTAAATGCTGTAAGCATTCCTGTAATGGCTAAAGTAAGGATAGGTCATTTTGTGGAGGCACAGATTCTTGAAAGCTTAGGTGTACATTTTATAGATGAATCAGAAGTTTTATCACCTGCTGATGAAAGCTATCATATAGATAAGAATAAATTTGAAACTCCATTTGTGTGTGGAGCTAGAAATCTTGGCGAAGCACTTAGAAGAATATCAGAAGGTGCCAAGATGATTAGAACTAAAGGTGAACCGGGAACAGGAGATATAATCCAAGCTGTTAAGCATATGAGACAGATTATGACTGAAATAGCAACAGTTAAATCGTTAAATGAAGATCAACTATACCATGCTGCCAAGGAATACGGAGTATCTGTAGAATTATTAAAATATGTACACGATCATGGGAAATTACCTGTACTTAACTTCTCAGCAGGTGGAGTTGCAACTCCTGCAGATGCAGCACTAATGATGCAATTAGGAGCCCAAGGTGTATTCGTTGGAAGCGGTATCTTTAAATCAAAAGATCCGGAAAGACGTGCAAAAGCTGTGGTTCAAGCAGTTGTAAACTACAATAATCCAAAAGCATTATTAGAAGTTTCCAAGAACATAGGCGAAGCAATGGTTGGAATCAATGAAGATGAGATTAAACTAATAATGAGTGAAAGAGGCATTTAA
- a CDS encoding ABC transporter permease, protein MALLKDNLKNMVGFHGFNVDTFNDSSSKLNIELMKKVIEQGNKSEILGSITPESTYFDEFKDLRYKIRYDNISKRGHPSTHMVGQYFYKRGGGLLLLFLISMILTQGFSGEKEKSALKMIYLQPGKRLSIYLSKFIVIAIVIVYVSINWISWIPIGAVMGDLTDSNYPTAYYYLDEKGSGYIKSELVNRWGKKINYDKNSKNEVNVKFKPVINSNLSIYIGIIIIGTFITSFSILNSIFVKGRWTNAGLNLSILIIGFLISNVLKTPIAGLLPFTWLNPIELSNGYINLHYYTNYHPKMGLLILLAWSMIIFIIGYNLFKRVKER, encoded by the coding sequence CTGGCTTTATTAAAAGACAATTTAAAAAATATGGTGGGTTTCCATGGTTTTAATGTGGATACATTTAATGATAGTTCATCTAAACTTAATATAGAATTAATGAAAAAAGTTATAGAGCAAGGAAATAAATCTGAAATATTAGGATCAATTACACCTGAAAGTACATATTTTGATGAGTTTAAAGACCTTCGTTATAAAATAAGGTATGACAATATTAGTAAAAGAGGACATCCTTCAACACATATGGTTGGACAATACTTCTATAAAAGAGGAGGAGGTCTACTTTTATTATTTCTCATAAGTATGATTTTAACACAGGGTTTTTCAGGAGAAAAAGAAAAATCAGCGCTCAAAATGATCTACCTACAACCAGGAAAAAGATTGAGTATTTATCTTTCGAAATTCATAGTCATTGCGATTGTAATAGTATATGTTTCGATAAATTGGATTTCATGGATACCAATTGGAGCTGTGATGGGAGATTTAACTGACAGTAATTATCCTACCGCTTATTATTATCTGGATGAAAAAGGTTCAGGATATATTAAGTCGGAGTTAGTAAATCGTTGGGGAAAGAAAATTAATTATGACAAAAATAGTAAAAATGAGGTAAATGTTAAGTTTAAACCTGTTATAAATTCAAATCTATCGATATATATCGGCATAATTATTATAGGGACTTTTATTACGAGTTTTAGCATCTTAAACTCAATATTCGTTAAAGGTAGATGGACTAATGCAGGTTTAAACCTATCAATTTTAATAATTGGTTTTTTAATCTCTAATGTGCTAAAAACACCAATAGCAGGATTGCTACCTTTTACCTGGTTAAATCCTATTGAGCTGTCAAATGGTTATATCAATCTACATTACTATACAAACTATCATCCAAAGATGGGACTGCTTATATTATTAGCATGGAGTATGATAATATTTATTATAGGCTATAATCTTTTTAAGAGAGTAAAAGAGAGGTAA
- a CDS encoding PLP-dependent aminotransferase family protein, with amino-acid sequence MYLNLNPEIGHLYLQVYSAIRDMIISRELKDGTKLPSIRSLSSEYSISKNTVSNAYYQLEIEGYISSVEKVGFFVNKIDHLVQLDSDSEESTPISEIKPIYDFSFSGVDSSSFPYSIWRRVFRETVNSEDETLLRQGDPKGLYELRDAIANYLKNSRGVSTSPDDIIISAGTEHLFYLLRRLLGENSKYGFEDPGYAWGNEFFTYDLKSAAPIPIDESGIKISDLVREDVDICLVTPAHQFPTGIVMPISRRIELLNWAAVENRFIIEDDYDGEFKFSGRPVPALKSMDVFDSVIYMGSFSKCLTPSLRISYMVMPKKLMRLYENAFSGFGCPCSVFIQKALTTFIKDGYFEKHINRMRNIYSGKHELMTGLLGKINGLKIIPPQSGMSFVIELKKDIDGESFAEYARKNGIGITPLNRFSTIEENSNPKFIIGFAGLSKSEIKTGLSALKDLINRI; translated from the coding sequence ATGTATTTAAACTTAAATCCGGAAATAGGACATCTATATTTACAAGTCTATTCAGCGATAAGAGATATGATAATATCAAGAGAATTAAAAGACGGAACCAAACTGCCCTCTATAAGATCACTTTCCAGTGAATACTCCATAAGTAAAAACACCGTGAGCAATGCTTACTATCAACTTGAGATAGAGGGCTATATCTCGTCTGTTGAAAAAGTAGGATTCTTTGTAAATAAAATCGACCATTTAGTTCAATTGGATAGTGATAGCGAAGAATCGACACCTATTTCAGAAATAAAACCAATCTATGATTTTTCATTTAGCGGGGTTGACTCAAGTTCTTTTCCTTACTCAATTTGGAGACGGGTATTTAGGGAAACAGTAAATTCTGAAGACGAAACACTGCTAAGACAAGGCGATCCAAAGGGACTTTATGAATTAAGAGATGCCATTGCAAACTATTTAAAGAACTCCAGAGGAGTTTCAACAAGCCCGGACGATATAATTATTTCTGCAGGTACGGAGCACTTGTTTTATCTACTTAGAAGGCTGCTTGGTGAGAATTCAAAATACGGATTTGAGGATCCCGGTTACGCTTGGGGAAATGAGTTTTTTACCTATGACCTTAAATCAGCAGCACCGATTCCCATAGACGAATCCGGAATAAAAATATCAGATTTAGTCAGAGAAGATGTAGATATCTGCCTGGTAACTCCTGCTCATCAGTTTCCAACCGGCATAGTCATGCCGATAAGCAGAAGAATAGAGCTTTTAAACTGGGCAGCAGTTGAGAACAGATTTATCATTGAAGATGACTACGATGGAGAGTTTAAATTCAGCGGTCGTCCTGTACCTGCACTCAAGAGTATGGATGTATTTGATTCGGTAATATACATGGGAAGTTTTTCCAAATGCCTTACTCCATCTCTAAGAATCAGCTATATGGTTATGCCAAAAAAACTTATGAGACTGTACGAAAATGCCTTTTCAGGCTTTGGTTGTCCTTGTTCAGTTTTTATACAAAAAGCTCTCACTACTTTTATAAAGGACGGGTATTTTGAAAAACATATCAACCGAATGAGAAATATTTACTCCGGTAAACACGAATTAATGACTGGACTGCTTGGGAAAATAAATGGTTTGAAAATAATACCACCTCAATCAGGAATGTCATTTGTAATAGAACTAAAAAAGGATATTGACGGAGAAAGTTTTGCAGAATACGCCAGAAAAAACGGCATAGGAATAACGCCTTTAAATAGGTTCAGTACAATCGAAGAGAATTCAAATCCTAAATTCATAATTGGATTTGCAGGACTTAGTAAAAGCGAGATAAAAACCGGACTTTCAGCACTTAAGGATTTGATAAATAGAATTTAA
- a CDS encoding AAA family ATPase, with protein sequence MTIMTNRDFIMLDEPFNGLDPTTIIKVRSILNNLAKSGKTILLSSHNLSEIDQMTSDILFLKEGVILREDISKVQKTRYSILVENEISPNALNPEICDIEGYKVHFNSESVEINEAIDEIRKHTKILDIQRMTVGSEERYKELFGIV encoded by the coding sequence ATGACTATCATGACTAATAGAGATTTTATAATGCTGGATGAACCCTTTAATGGACTAGACCCTACTACGATTATAAAGGTAAGGTCGATACTTAATAATTTAGCAAAAAGTGGAAAGACCATACTACTATCTTCACATAATTTATCAGAGATTGATCAAATGACGAGCGATATATTGTTTTTGAAAGAGGGGGTAATCTTAAGGGAGGACATATCTAAAGTACAAAAAACAAGATATAGTATCCTGGTAGAAAACGAAATTTCCCCAAATGCACTTAATCCTGAAATATGTGATATAGAGGGATATAAAGTACATTTTAATTCAGAGTCTGTAGAGATAAACGAAGCTATAGATGAGATAAGAAAACATACTAAGATTCTGGACATACAAAGAATGACAGTAGGATCAGAAGAGAGATACAAAGAACTCTTTGGAATTGTCTAA
- a CDS encoding biotin transporter BioY, whose protein sequence is MKIDNITKISVFVAMVIVGTMISLPLGPVAVTLQTLILMISLLVLKPKEAVMVPIIYTILGLVGLPIFSGNNGGPSAVFMPSFGFILGFTISTFITNTLTANMEEGNKKLIYKLLLFNLFLYVIGLPYMYFILNNYLGKGVDLYFVLKFGFLLFLPGDTLKTVLAFIVSKRLKKLDTFS, encoded by the coding sequence ATGAAGATAGATAATATTACAAAAATTAGTGTATTCGTTGCAATGGTAATAGTGGGCACTATGATTTCCTTGCCTCTAGGTCCTGTTGCAGTGACGCTTCAAACGCTGATTCTAATGATTAGTTTATTGGTTTTAAAGCCAAAAGAGGCTGTGATGGTACCGATAATCTACACTATACTTGGACTTGTGGGACTACCTATATTTTCAGGCAATAATGGAGGACCTTCAGCTGTATTTATGCCGAGTTTCGGTTTTATACTTGGTTTTACCATCTCTACATTTATAACTAATACGCTGACCGCTAATATGGAAGAAGGTAATAAAAAACTGATTTATAAATTGCTATTATTCAATCTATTTTTATATGTAATTGGTTTACCTTATATGTATTTCATATTAAACAATTATCTGGGGAAAGGTGTAGATTTATATTTTGTACTTAAGTTCGGTTTTCTACTATTCTTGCCGGGCGACACCTTAAAAACCGTACTAGCTTTTATAGTTTCAAAAAGGCTAAAAAAACTAGATACATTCAGCTAA
- a CDS encoding ATP-binding cassette domain-containing protein codes for MKNTVINFEDIHFIRDRRKILKGIDWRILKGERWALIGLNGSGKSTLLGMIPAYTYPSSGRVEVFGYVFGMTNWKRIRRRLGYVSTTMKELLPSMHSKSARDIIRSGVENTIGFYNELSPEQIDRAEDLLNQFSLNHVAEKRYFGLSEGEQRRVLLARAFMNKPDLMVLDEPCAGLDLTGREELLSNLNRYCICDEKPLIYVTHNLEEIIPGITHVAIMADGKLIAKGKKREVLTEENLKKVYGIDLELEWKYERPWIRIPINEQK; via the coding sequence ATGAAAAATACTGTAATCAATTTTGAAGACATTCATTTTATACGCGATAGAAGAAAAATACTTAAGGGAATAGATTGGAGAATCCTTAAAGGAGAAAGATGGGCGTTAATTGGCCTAAATGGAAGTGGAAAATCAACCTTGTTGGGCATGATACCGGCGTATACATATCCAAGTAGTGGAAGAGTAGAAGTATTCGGCTATGTATTCGGGATGACAAACTGGAAACGCATCAGAAGAAGACTCGGATATGTATCGACGACTATGAAAGAGCTTCTACCTTCGATGCACTCTAAATCAGCGAGGGATATTATAAGAAGCGGTGTTGAGAATACCATTGGTTTTTACAATGAATTAAGTCCTGAGCAAATAGATAGAGCAGAGGATTTATTAAATCAATTTTCGCTCAATCATGTAGCAGAGAAAAGATATTTTGGCCTTTCTGAAGGAGAACAAAGGAGGGTTCTTTTAGCCAGAGCATTTATGAATAAACCTGACTTGATGGTTCTCGACGAGCCTTGTGCAGGACTTGACCTAACAGGAAGGGAAGAGCTTTTGAGTAATCTAAACAGATACTGCATATGTGATGAAAAACCACTTATCTATGTAACTCATAATCTGGAAGAGATAATTCCTGGCATTACCCATGTTGCAATTATGGCAGATGGTAAATTAATTGCAAAGGGAAAAAAGAGAGAGGTTTTGACTGAAGAAAATCTGAAAAAAGTCTATGGAATCGATCTGGAGTTGGAATGGAAATACGAAAGACCCTGGATACGAATCCCGATAAATGAACAGAAATGA